The DNA region AAGCCAAAGGGGGCTCAGCCAATCCTGAAAGCTGTCCGCGTCGTCGGGAAAGTCGACTAGGCACGCTTCTAAGAGCCCTAGATCAGATTAGATCGGGGAAGCCGGATCGTGGCAGGAGGGCGAAGCCCAACAAAATGGCATCGCCTCTGCCTGGCTCAGCCCAACGAGGGGGGCATACTTACTTGCCCGGAAGGCGGCTGTCCCTGGGCCGGAGGACGCACGTATCTGGCCCCAAAAGGCCGGGTATCCGCGCCTCCTTTCGGCGTCACACGTGGGGCTTTCTGGACCCTgatttctttttcttcgaAAACTAGATACGTAGTAGAGTCACCGAAGGAGCCGATGGCTTCTTTTCATTAGGAGATGATATCGTACACGATGTTGTGCGTTTGCTTCATTCCAGATCGCTGTTCCCGCCTGGACGCCCAAACCAGATGCCAGTTCACCTAATCCCATCCCAATGTTCAATGTTGCCGTAAAGTTACCGTAAGTTGAACCTTTCATCCGTGGCCTCGTGTGCTTTTTGTTCGCTGCTCAAGTTCATGACCTCCCGGGACCGTCGCCCTTCTTCGCTACCTCCTTGCGCGGAAGCACGACCACTTTACGGCTGAGCAGCTCTCTCAGCTCAGGTGTGATGACCTTCTTCACCTGCGACTCCTCGGGCGCCTTGCCTGTATCTTTGCGCGGGGACGCTGGCCCAGCACTGCTTTCGCCTTGCCTGGGGCCCTTGTCGGATGAGGATGACTGTGAGGGAGAGCCAGGGTCTCGGAGTCTTGGCCCAGGGAAGTTGCCTTTCTTATCGACTGCCTCGACCAGGCGCTGGAAGCGACGGAATAGCGCTTCGGCGCGAATCAGCGTCGAGTCGAGATCCATTGTGTTGGAAAGCTCATTGACTGTACGGTGTTAGCGCCTATTGCATCGAGTCAAGAACACAAAAGTGGCCCGAAAAAAAGGTAAAACAAGGTAGAACCTACCGTATTTAAGGACCTCATCGAAATGCTGCAGATGGGTCATGATGACGTCTCGGTGCTTCTCCAAGATGGCCAAGGCCACAAACAGATGGAAGCTGCTGCTCAGGTAGTCCGTCCAGAGAATCTCCCAAAGACGCAAAACGTCCATCCACTCGAACTCCCGTTTATACCAGACGAGCAGCAtgcggaagaagaagaaaaaattGGTGCTGTCGGCGGACTGTAGGTGCGCGTAGAGCTTCGGGTCCATGAACTGAACGAGGTGGTCGAGGGTGAGCAGCTGAGACCGCATTCCCGATTGATCGCGCAGGAAATTACGCTCCATGCGGTCCATGAAGTGCTGGAAACCCCAGAAGGCGATAGCGTCGTCCTGCATCACGGCGTAGATGGGTGCGAGGAGGTCCGACATGCCCTGCACATAGCCGAGGTCTTTGTTGTACTCGTTGTACGTAAGAAGCATGTCCTTCATCTGCTCGAGGTGGACGTTGGTGCCAACCTCGGAAAAGGGCGAGTCGGGGTCTGGATGCGGGATGTCTTCCCCGGCGAAGATGGGCACGTTTCGGTCTGTCCGGTGGACATCCTTCTCTGCAACAGCGTCAGCACAACCGTCACTTAGTCCAGTCGGTTCGTGTGGAAGCCTACCAATACGACCACGCTGTTCACGCCACCACTCGCcctgctcgccctcgcctccaAGATCCACGAGTCTCTCCCACCATGCGCCTTTCAGCTTGACATACTCGTCCCTGAGCGATGCGATCTGCACCTTGCGTTCCTCGGACGTGCTGTACCAATCATGCACCCCGAGGATGAAGAGCCATGCTTCTTTCCGCACCCCGTCGTCGGGGTCCAGGCCGCCGTGGAAGACCCGTTCTTTGACCTCATCGATGGTGACCGACAGTCGTCCTGTTCGCTGGTCGAAGAACGTGTTCCACTCTTTCAGGGTCACGGGTTTCCTCCTGTCCTCCAGCGACATGGTGCTGCTTCCGTCCAAGAGCTCAAACTCCCCGACATCAGTGTCCTCAAGCTCCAGGACTTCCTTAGCCGTCCATATTCTTTGGCTCCGATCCCGCTCGCTCTGCTCGGCAATTCCCATGGCCCAGCGTGCGAGGTATATTCTCGCGCTGTCGAACTCGTCTTGGAGCGTCTGCACCTCAGGGTTCCGCAGAAGCCTCTTGACCTGAGGAGGAACGTTGGGGTTTTGTATGACGTCTTGGGCGGCCCGTCGTGTAAAGGTCGTCACTTTGCTGAACTTCTCCATGATATTCCAGCCcgtctccttgacgaactTCACAAAGGGGTCCATTTGCGCATCGCCACTGGgaccggcaccgccggctCTGGTGCCCGTGCCGTCTCTCAAGCCAACCTGGGCCGTGCTGGATGTGAGTTTGCCGCTGAAAGCCTCGCTATCCTCCTTAGACGGATCCACCAGGTAAATGTTGGGCTCTGCGCCAGATCTCTCGATGGGAACATAGCGACGCAACCAGCGCAAtacctcgtcgccgccccagAACATCTCCCCGCGATCGCCGAAGGGGTCGAAGCTGTCCTTGGTtcgcctcttcctcttcaagatGGTGCTTTGGCATTCATTGTCGTGGAAAAACAAGGCGGGGAAGCTGTCTCCCGCCCTCGAATTGATAATAAGAGAGCCGAACCACCAGCCAAGGCTCGGCGGTCGCACAAGGAGAGAGTAGATGGCGCTCACGGGGATGGCGAAGGCGTAGGTGCCGATGGAGCCCCGGTGGGATGTGACGGTCGGTGGAGGCGGGACGAGGTATGACTGCTTCGGAGGGGACTCTCCTTCGCTGAGGTCGACCTTGACGTAGATGCTCTCCGATTCGCCGAGGGACGTTTCGGGGAGCCATGCCAGAAGCAGGTCGTGGGCGGTGGGATTTTGGGAGTcgcgcgacgaggaggaagtcgGGCGATCGTGCCGGCCTCCTTTCTGTTGCAGGAGCGCTATATAGCCCGGGATGTTGTCTTTGGCGGAAGGCGTGGGGTGCACGTAAACCTGCGCAGTGTGAAGCTCCCGTCAGTTCCGTTCTTCTGGCGGGGTGGCgatggaggggaagggggtttCGCGACTCACCTTGCTCTTAGAAAAGAGGAGTTTGACGCCACGGCCCGTCTCGGTGTGCGTTATTGTGTCGTAGTCCccttcctcatcgtcgctCAGGGCGTAAAAGCTCCCCGAAGGCGAACGAGGTcgttgtggtggtggtggcggagCGCTCGCCGATGGCGGGGGATCCGAGTCTGAGGTCATCGTGTGGCGGCTCTCTGGGATGAGGTGTGTaagtaaggtaggtaggtagtaggtGGTGTAAGGCAGAGTTGGGCCCAATACGCACAGATAGAACAAGGCTCCCAGGCCCTGTTGTCTTGAGTGATACTATTCAGAAAAGCAAGGAGTATTAGTTGTGGCTCAACGATTAGAGTTCCATAGAAAGGCAGTTGGACtgtgaagaagagaagcaaAAGGGTCTGGGGAAAGTAACATGTGAGCGAAGTGTGGCTAATGATATTCGTAGTGAGCACACACCAGTAGGTGCACCGCAGTCGTCAGTGGCCACCCCCGCTACGAAAGCTACTAGCATTCATGTCTCGGAGGGGCGGTTCCCACTGTATCCGGTACCACTAGCCAGGCAGCCTTTTGGCGCTTACTGGCGGTACAGCTACCCGAAGCTTCGAGGCGCAACCATGTCATCTGCAGCATGCATGCGTCGTCAtccgcgccgcctccctgCGAAACCACCCGAGGCTGCTGTGCTGCTGCGTGTTCGCACGCGCAAGCAACTCACTACATCGACATTCGGCCTCGTGTTGATGCCCAAACGGAGCCTTGCTCAACAACAGCCAATACACACATACACTACATAGTACTTGCGCCGTGAGTTGTAGTCTTTTGTAATGCAAAAAGATACTgaataaataaataaaaagaagagaagtagaggagaagaggaagaaaa from Colletotrichum higginsianum IMI 349063 chromosome 4, whole genome shotgun sequence includes:
- a CDS encoding GTPase-activating protein GYP7, whose product is MTSDSDPPPSASAPPPPPQRPRSPSGSFYALSDDEEGDYDTITHTETGRGVKLLFSKSKVYVHPTPSAKDNIPGYIALLQQKGGRHDRPTSSSSRDSQNPTAHDLLLAWLPETSLGESESIYVKVDLSEGESPPKQSYLVPPPPTVTSHRGSIGTYAFAIPVSAIYSLLVRPPSLGWWFGSLIINSRAGDSFPALFFHDNECQSTILKRKRRTKDSFDPFGDRGEMFWGGDEVLRWLRRYVPIERSGAEPNIYLVDPSKEDSEAFSGKLTSSTAQVGLRDGTGTRAGGAGPSGDAQMDPFVKFVKETGWNIMEKFSKVTTFTRRAAQDVIQNPNVPPQVKRLLRNPEVQTLQDEFDSARIYLARWAMGIAEQSERDRSQRIWTAKEVLELEDTDVGEFELLDGSSTMSLEDRRKPVTLKEWNTFFDQRTGRLSVTIDEVKERVFHGGLDPDDGVRKEAWLFILGVHDWYSTSEERKVQIASLRDEYVKLKGAWWERLVDLGGEGEQGEWWREQRGRIGRLPHEPTGLSDGCADAVAEKDVHRTDRNVPIFAGEDIPHPDPDSPFSEVGTNVHLEQMKDMLLTYNEYNKDLGYVQGMSDLLAPIYAVMQDDAIAFWGFQHFMDRMERNFLRDQSGMRSQLLTLDHLVQFMDPKLYAHLQSADSTNFFFFFRMLLVWYKREFEWMDVLRLWEILWTDYLSSSFHLFVALAILEKHRDVIMTHLQHFDEVLKYVNELSNTMDLDSTLIRAEALFRRFQRLVEAVDKKGNFPGPRLRDPGSPSQSSSSDKGPRQGESSAGPASPRKDTGKAPEESQVKKVITPELRELLSRKVVVLPRKEVAKKGDGPGRS